The Vibrio pomeroyi genome window below encodes:
- a CDS encoding tripartite tricarboxylate transporter permease gives MFEYLIDGLATAVSFAVLPVLVFGVLGGVILGALPGLTATMGVAILLPFTFGMEPTSALVMLIGVYIGGIYGGSIAAILLKTPGTPASAASVLDGHTMAVRGQAARALSISAVASFIGGLLSTIVLIAIAPKLATFALRFNAPEYFALALFGLTIIASVSSNNIFKGLLAGTIGLLVSTVGLDPISSVPRFTFDIMDLYSGINVIPVLIGLFALSEALNQLEKLFSEKKVVPPKFDHKLLSRGDLKEMLPTAVKSGLMGTTIGSVPGAGADISAFVCYNEAKRSSKNPEEFGKGSVRGLASAEAGNNGVTGGSLVPLLTLGVPGDAVAAVLLGALIVQGLTPGPLLFAQNPEVVYGVFSSMLVANLVMLVIGLLGIRFFCRIIEVPKIIMIPIIVFLSIVGAYAINNSMFDVGIAISFGLLGFVLTKLDIPSSPILLAIILGPMAETNLRKSLLMYDGSWSFLYERPIALAFIVLAVFSVYSTLKMKKKQKQKQTYEHHD, from the coding sequence ATGTTTGAATATCTAATCGATGGTCTCGCAACTGCAGTTAGCTTTGCAGTGCTTCCTGTCCTTGTTTTTGGCGTACTGGGCGGCGTTATTTTAGGCGCACTACCCGGTCTTACAGCGACAATGGGCGTGGCAATTCTCCTTCCATTTACCTTTGGTATGGAACCGACTTCAGCCCTTGTGATGTTAATTGGTGTATACATTGGTGGGATTTACGGTGGCTCAATTGCCGCAATTCTGCTTAAAACCCCAGGAACACCGGCTTCTGCAGCAAGTGTACTCGACGGTCACACTATGGCTGTTAGAGGACAAGCAGCAAGAGCATTAAGTATTTCTGCTGTTGCATCATTTATTGGCGGGCTGTTAAGTACTATCGTCCTCATCGCGATTGCGCCTAAATTAGCGACCTTTGCACTGCGTTTTAATGCGCCAGAATATTTTGCACTCGCTTTGTTTGGTTTAACGATTATTGCGAGTGTTTCTTCAAACAACATTTTTAAAGGGTTACTTGCGGGAACCATTGGATTATTGGTTTCAACTGTTGGACTCGACCCAATCAGCAGTGTGCCAAGATTTACTTTTGACATCATGGACCTATACAGTGGTATCAATGTCATTCCTGTACTAATCGGCCTATTTGCTTTGTCTGAAGCATTAAATCAATTAGAAAAGCTCTTTTCGGAAAAGAAAGTCGTACCACCAAAATTCGATCACAAACTACTCAGTAGAGGTGATTTAAAAGAGATGTTACCAACGGCTGTAAAAAGCGGCTTGATGGGGACAACTATTGGCTCGGTACCTGGAGCTGGTGCGGATATATCAGCGTTTGTTTGTTATAACGAAGCTAAGCGTTCATCTAAGAACCCTGAAGAATTCGGTAAAGGCTCCGTAAGAGGACTGGCTTCTGCTGAAGCAGGAAACAACGGTGTGACAGGCGGATCACTTGTTCCATTACTTACATTAGGCGTACCCGGAGATGCGGTTGCCGCGGTGTTACTTGGTGCATTGATTGTTCAAGGTTTAACTCCTGGGCCGTTGCTATTCGCTCAAAACCCGGAGGTTGTCTACGGTGTTTTCAGCTCAATGTTGGTCGCTAACCTTGTAATGCTAGTTATTGGTTTACTCGGTATTCGTTTCTTTTGCCGCATTATCGAAGTACCTAAAATAATCATGATCCCAATTATTGTATTCTTATCGATTGTGGGCGCCTACGCCATCAACAACTCGATGTTTGATGTGGGTATTGCAATTAGTTTTGGGCTGTTGGGGTTTGTTCTAACCAAACTCGATATTCCTTCGTCACCTATATTACTAGCTATCATTTTAGGTCCGATGGCAGAAACGAATTTGAGAAAGTCTTTACTTATGTACGACGGCAGTTGGTCTTTCCTCTATGAACGCCCTATTGCTCTCGCGTTTATCGTGTTAGCTGTATTCTCGGTTTATTCAACGTTAAAAATGAAGAAAAAGCAGAAACAAAAGCAAACTTACGAACATCATGATTAG
- a CDS encoding FadR family transcriptional regulator, translated as MVSTFNSISGSKRSLHVQVAREIARGILSGELPQGSIIPGEMALCEQFGISRTALREAVKLLTSKGLLESRPKIGTRVVDRAYWNFLDPQLIEWMDGLTDIDQFCSQFLGLRRAIEPEACALAARFATAEQRIELSEIFQKMVEVDAAEVFDQESWTNIDIRFHSLIFNATGNDFYLPFGNILTTMFMNFIVHSSEEGSTCINEHRRIYEAIMAGDSEKARTMSAAHLQDANHRLATAS; from the coding sequence ATGGTTAGCACTTTTAATTCAATTTCGGGCTCGAAGCGCAGCCTGCACGTGCAAGTAGCGCGTGAAATCGCTCGTGGAATCTTGTCTGGTGAACTTCCACAAGGTTCCATTATTCCTGGTGAAATGGCGTTGTGTGAACAGTTTGGTATCAGCCGAACGGCACTTCGTGAAGCTGTTAAACTACTGACTTCTAAAGGTCTGTTAGAATCCCGCCCGAAAATCGGTACTCGTGTAGTGGATCGCGCATACTGGAACTTTCTTGATCCTCAACTGATTGAATGGATGGATGGTCTAACCGACATAGACCAATTCTGTTCTCAATTCTTGGGCCTTCGTCGTGCGATTGAGCCAGAAGCGTGTGCACTAGCAGCAAGATTTGCAACGGCAGAGCAACGTATCGAGCTTTCAGAGATCTTCCAAAAGATGGTAGAAGTGGATGCCGCTGAAGTGTTTGACCAAGAAAGTTGGACAAACATAGATATTCGTTTCCACAGCTTGATCTTCAATGCGACAGGCAACGATTTCTACCTGCCGTTTGGTAACATCCTGACGACCATGTTCATGAACTTCATCGTGCACTCTTCAGAAGAGGGCAGTACATGTATCAACGAACACCGCAGAATCTATGAAGCGATTATGGCTGGCGACAGTGAAAAAGCTCGTACAATGTCAGCTGCGCATCTGCAAGATGCTAACCACCGCTTAGCAACAGCTAGCTAA
- the phnD gene encoding phosphate/phosphite/phosphonate ABC transporter substrate-binding protein, with product MKPTKTNLTLKSAITAALIFSGSALAMDTRYEDRSGNLVADVPQDESQWVDPNTLIFAYTPVEDPAVYADVWSEFLSHLEKTTEKTVRFFPVQNNAAQIEAMRSGRLHIAGFNTGSTPLAVNCAGFAPFTMMAAEDGSFGYEMEIITHPGSGIEKVEDLKGKNLAFTAQTSNSGFKAPSAILDAEYQLQPDRDFKPAFSGAHDNSILGVAHKDYDAAAVANSVLNRMLSREVVKEDQIKSIYKSQTFPTTAYGTAHNLTPELQEKIQKAFFTFDWEGTKLQEEFERNGEAKFVPITYQEHWEVIRTIDTANKVSYTCS from the coding sequence ATGAAACCGACAAAAACGAATCTCACGCTTAAAAGCGCTATTACGGCTGCGCTGATTTTTTCTGGTTCTGCATTAGCAATGGATACACGATACGAAGATCGCTCTGGCAACTTGGTCGCCGATGTTCCTCAAGATGAATCACAATGGGTGGATCCAAACACGCTAATTTTTGCTTATACGCCAGTTGAAGACCCAGCAGTATACGCTGATGTGTGGAGCGAGTTTTTGAGCCACCTTGAAAAAACAACGGAAAAGACGGTTCGTTTCTTCCCTGTTCAAAATAACGCGGCTCAAATCGAAGCAATGCGTTCAGGTCGCCTTCATATCGCGGGTTTCAACACAGGTTCTACACCACTAGCGGTTAACTGTGCAGGCTTCGCACCATTCACCATGATGGCTGCGGAAGATGGTTCTTTCGGTTACGAAATGGAAATTATCACGCACCCAGGTTCTGGCATTGAGAAAGTAGAAGACCTAAAAGGCAAAAACCTAGCATTTACAGCGCAAACCTCTAACTCTGGCTTTAAAGCACCTTCTGCGATTCTGGACGCTGAATACCAACTTCAACCTGACCGTGATTTCAAACCGGCATTCTCTGGTGCGCACGACAACTCTATCTTAGGTGTTGCGCACAAAGACTACGATGCAGCAGCGGTAGCGAACTCTGTATTGAACCGCATGCTTTCACGTGAAGTGGTGAAAGAAGACCAAATCAAGAGCATCTACAAGTCTCAAACCTTCCCGACTACCGCTTACGGCACAGCGCACAACCTGACGCCAGAGCTGCAAGAGAAGATTCAAAAAGCCTTCTTCACTTTCGATTGGGAAGGCACAAAGCTTCAAGAAGAATTTGAGCGTAACGGCGAAGCGAAATTTGTTCCAATCACTTATCAAGAGCATTGGGAAGTAATTCGTACTATCGATACAGCAAACAAAGTGTCTTACACCTGTAGCTAA
- the phnC gene encoding phosphonate ABC transporter ATP-binding protein — MSTLTLKGLTKHYSSSDKALTNVSLSVNAGEVVGLIGPSGAGKSTLIRCINRLTEPTSGEVIFSNTNLETLSKRQLRQSRREIGMIFQEYALIERLTVMENVLSGRLGYVNFWQSFTRRFPESDIQAAYALLDRVGLLGHANKRADALSGGQRQRVGIARALAQKPKLLLIDEPTAALDPRTARQIMRLISEICSEQQLPAIINIHDVQLAKQFVDRVVGLNAGCVVFDDKPNLLTEDVLTQIYGEEDWSQQAEEEEDDLIITNPRLSEATI; from the coding sequence ATGTCTACTCTTACCCTTAAAGGGCTTACCAAGCACTACTCCAGTTCTGATAAAGCCCTGACCAACGTTAGCTTGTCGGTGAATGCCGGCGAAGTGGTTGGATTGATTGGCCCATCTGGTGCGGGAAAATCAACGCTTATTCGTTGTATTAACCGACTCACCGAGCCCACCAGCGGCGAAGTGATCTTTTCCAATACCAATCTTGAAACGCTTTCTAAGCGCCAACTAAGACAATCACGCCGTGAGATTGGGATGATCTTCCAAGAGTACGCACTGATTGAGCGTTTAACGGTAATGGAAAACGTGCTTTCAGGCCGTTTAGGGTATGTGAATTTCTGGCAAAGCTTCACTCGCCGCTTCCCAGAGTCAGATATCCAAGCCGCTTATGCCCTGCTCGACCGTGTTGGATTGTTAGGGCACGCCAATAAGAGAGCCGATGCTCTATCGGGCGGTCAGCGCCAGCGTGTTGGTATTGCGCGCGCACTTGCTCAGAAACCCAAATTACTGTTGATTGATGAGCCAACCGCGGCACTTGACCCACGTACGGCACGCCAAATCATGCGCTTGATTAGCGAGATTTGTTCAGAGCAACAGCTCCCTGCGATCATCAATATCCACGATGTTCAGTTAGCCAAACAATTTGTGGATCGCGTTGTCGGCCTGAATGCGGGTTGTGTAGTGTTTGATGACAAGCCAAACCTACTCACCGAAGACGTGCTGACACAGATCTACGGTGAAGAAGATTGGAGCCAACAAGCAGAAGAAGAGGAAGATGATCTGATCATAACGAACCCTCGCTTGTCTGAGGCAACAATATGA
- the phnE gene encoding phosphonate ABC transporter, permease protein PhnE, protein MTQPYPNQTQRLAKQYPTQWTKPPLISNPWLRWSLIIIVAVYLYLATQSVHINWTRIYEGSERGWQFILAFMNPDFGGRWNNISQGLIESLTMTLTSTVAGVILSIPFGLGAAKNLAPTPVYLFCRTFISIARSLQEIIVAILCVALFGFGTFAGFVTLTFATIGFLAKLFADEIEAIDPAPLTAMRATGASWLQQVNYAIQAQVMPRFIGLSMYRLDINFRESAVIGIVGAGGIGATLNTAMDRYEYSAAAAILLIIIVIVMLCEYLSTIIRKHVQ, encoded by the coding sequence ATGACTCAACCATATCCAAATCAAACTCAGCGCCTAGCAAAGCAATATCCAACACAGTGGACCAAGCCGCCACTGATTTCTAACCCATGGTTGCGTTGGAGTTTGATCATCATTGTTGCGGTGTACTTATACCTTGCAACTCAGTCAGTTCACATAAACTGGACTCGAATCTACGAAGGCAGCGAGCGAGGTTGGCAGTTCATTTTGGCGTTCATGAACCCAGATTTTGGTGGCCGTTGGAACAACATCTCGCAAGGTTTGATTGAGAGCTTAACCATGACGCTCACATCAACCGTAGCAGGTGTCATTCTCTCGATCCCATTCGGATTGGGCGCAGCCAAAAACCTTGCCCCAACTCCTGTTTACCTGTTCTGTCGTACGTTTATTTCAATCGCTCGTAGTTTACAAGAGATCATCGTTGCGATTTTGTGTGTGGCACTGTTTGGCTTTGGTACCTTTGCAGGTTTTGTCACGCTAACCTTCGCGACCATCGGCTTTCTTGCAAAACTGTTTGCTGATGAGATTGAAGCCATTGACCCAGCACCACTCACTGCAATGCGTGCGACTGGCGCAAGTTGGTTACAACAGGTGAATTACGCGATTCAGGCACAGGTCATGCCCCGCTTTATCGGCCTTTCGATGTACCGACTCGACATCAACTTTCGTGAGTCTGCCGTGATTGGCATTGTTGGCGCAGGTGGTATTGGCGCAACGTTGAATACAGCAATGGACCGTTACGAGTACAGCGCCGCAGCCGCTATTCTATTGATTATTATCGTGATCGTGATGCTGTGTGAATACCTATCGACCATCATCCGTAAGCATGTGCAGTAA
- the phnE gene encoding phosphonate ABC transporter, permease protein PhnE, producing MSTLNDTPSSAMNRTQWQRYDNKQSLMLWIGWLCFVALSVFAWQVMNKDTIWYFVTDSPNQLADISSRMWPPRWSYLESLWSPLWDTINIATLGTLLGIVLAFPVAFLAARNTTPSMTFIRPIALFIIAASRSINSLIWALLLVAIIGPGLLAGIIAIALRSIGFVAKLMYEAIEEVNATQMSAIQSTGASPLQVLNYGILPQVMPSFIGTSLFRWDINIRESTVLGLVGAGGIGLKLQESMAMLAWPQVTVIFCAILVTVIFSEWLAAKARKALI from the coding sequence ATGAGCACGCTAAATGACACACCTTCAAGCGCCATGAATCGTACCCAATGGCAGCGTTACGACAATAAACAGAGCCTAATGCTTTGGATCGGCTGGCTTTGCTTTGTCGCTTTGAGCGTTTTTGCATGGCAAGTCATGAACAAGGATACGATTTGGTACTTTGTGACTGATTCACCGAATCAACTTGCTGATATCTCTTCACGTATGTGGCCACCAAGATGGAGCTACCTAGAGTCTCTTTGGAGCCCGTTGTGGGACACCATTAACATCGCAACACTTGGCACATTATTGGGGATCGTACTGGCCTTTCCGGTTGCGTTCTTAGCGGCACGTAACACAACGCCAAGCATGACGTTTATCAGACCTATTGCGCTGTTCATCATCGCGGCAAGTCGTTCAATTAACTCGTTAATTTGGGCTCTGCTATTAGTGGCGATCATCGGGCCAGGTTTGTTGGCGGGTATTATCGCGATTGCCCTGCGCTCGATTGGTTTCGTGGCTAAGTTGATGTACGAAGCAATTGAAGAAGTAAACGCAACACAAATGTCAGCGATTCAATCGACGGGCGCATCTCCACTGCAAGTGTTGAACTACGGCATTCTTCCGCAAGTCATGCCAAGCTTTATCGGCACGAGCCTGTTCCGTTGGGACATCAACATTCGTGAATCGACAGTATTAGGCTTAGTCGGCGCAGGCGGTATTGGTTTGAAACTGCAAGAATCAATGGCAATGCTGGCATGGCCTCAAGTGACTGTGATTTTCTGCGCGATTCTCGTGACGGTTATCTTCTCAGAATGGTTGGCAGCCAAAGCACGTAAAGCCTTAATCTAA
- a CDS encoding fumarylacetoacetate hydrolase family protein, which yields MISSAAYVNAETVIKDSSEKFVRYQYQDKISYGKLDKDSVLPISGDIFGEYSVAKTSIPLESVEVLLPTKPEKVFAVGMNFASHLASPADAPPPMFLKLPSSLTLTGEVIQVPPKAKNVHFEGELVIVIGKELSQASEEEAEQAIFGVTVGNDITERSWQGTDLQWLRAKASDGFGPIGNTIVRGVDYNNVRLTTRVNGEVVQQENTSFMIHKPRKVVSYLSHYFTLKPGDLIFMGTPGRTFALSDQDQVSVTIEGVGTVINEVRF from the coding sequence ATGATTTCAAGCGCTGCTTATGTCAATGCAGAAACCGTAATTAAGGACAGCAGCGAGAAATTCGTGCGCTATCAATATCAAGACAAAATCAGTTATGGGAAGTTAGATAAAGACTCTGTGTTACCAATCAGTGGCGACATCTTCGGTGAGTATTCAGTCGCCAAAACCTCAATTCCTCTTGAGTCTGTCGAAGTATTATTGCCGACCAAGCCTGAGAAGGTGTTTGCGGTCGGCATGAACTTCGCCAGCCACTTAGCGTCACCTGCAGACGCGCCGCCCCCTATGTTTCTTAAACTCCCGTCTTCTTTAACCCTCACCGGCGAAGTGATTCAAGTGCCACCGAAAGCGAAGAACGTCCACTTTGAAGGAGAGCTGGTGATTGTGATTGGTAAAGAGTTGAGCCAAGCCAGTGAAGAAGAAGCGGAACAAGCGATCTTTGGTGTCACTGTGGGTAACGATATTACAGAAAGAAGCTGGCAAGGCACGGATTTACAATGGCTACGAGCGAAAGCATCCGACGGCTTTGGCCCAATTGGTAATACGATTGTTCGTGGTGTCGATTATAACAACGTGCGACTGACCACACGTGTCAACGGCGAGGTTGTGCAGCAAGAAAATACCTCGTTCATGATTCACAAGCCTCGAAAAGTCGTCAGCTATTTGAGTCACTATTTTACCCTCAAACCGGGCGACCTAATTTTTATGGGAACACCGGGCAGAACGTTTGCCTTATCCGATCAAGACCAAGTGAGTGTTACCATTGAAGGGGTAGGGACTGTCATTAATGAAGTGCGTTTCTAA
- a CDS encoding heparinase II/III family protein — MSYQPLLLNFDEAAELRKELGKDSLLGNALTRDIKQTDAYMAEVGIEVPGHGEGGGYEHNRHKQNYIHMDLAGRLFLITEETKYRDYIVDMLTAYATVYPTLESNVSRDTNPPGKLFHQTLNENMWMLYASCAYSCIYHTISEEQKRLIEDDLLKQMIEMFVVTYAHDFDIVHNHGLWAVAAVGICGYAINDQESVDKALYGLKLDKVSGGFLAQLDQLFSPDGYYMEGPYYHRFSLRPIYLFAEAIERRQPEIGIYEFNDSVIKTTSYSVFKTAFPDGTLPALNDSSKTISINDEGVIMATSVCYHRYEQTETLLGMADHQKNVWVHASGKTLSDAVDAADDIKAFNWGSLFVTDGPEGEKGGVSILRHRDEQDDDTMALIWFGQHGSDHQYHSALDHGHYDGLHLSVFNRGHEVLHDYGFGRWVNVEPKFGGRYIPENKSYCKQTVAHNTVTVDQKTQNNFNTALAESKFGQKHFFVAEDQSLQGMSGTISEYYTGVDMQRSVILADLPEFEKPLVIDVYRIEADVEHQYDLPVHHSGQIIRTDFDYNMEKTLKPLGEDNGYQHLWNVASGKVNEEGSLVSWLHDSSYYSLVTSANAGSEVIFARTGANDPDFNLKSEPAFILRQSGQNHVFASVLETHGYFNESIEASVGARGLVKSVFVVGHNSVGTVVRIQTTSGNTYHYGISNQAEDKQQATHTVEFAGETYSWEGSFAQL; from the coding sequence ATGAGCTATCAACCACTTTTACTTAACTTTGATGAAGCAGCGGAGCTTCGTAAAGAACTTGGCAAGGATAGCCTTTTAGGTAACGCACTCACTCGTGACATTAAACAAACTGACGCTTACATGGCAGAAGTTGGCATTGAAGTACCAGGTCACGGTGAAGGCGGCGGTTATGAGCACAACCGTCACAAGCAAAACTACATCCATATGGATCTAGCGGGTCGTTTGTTCCTTATCACTGAGGAAACAAAGTACCGTGATTACATCGTTGATATGCTAACAGCGTACGCGACGGTATACCCAACATTGGAAAGCAACGTAAGCCGTGACACTAACCCTCCGGGTAAGCTGTTCCACCAAACGTTGAACGAGAATATGTGGATGCTTTACGCTTCTTGTGCGTACAGCTGTATTTACCACACTATCTCTGAAGAGCAGAAGCGCCTTATCGAAGACGATCTTCTTAAGCAAATGATCGAAATGTTCGTTGTTACTTATGCACACGACTTCGATATCGTACACAACCACGGTCTATGGGCAGTGGCTGCGGTAGGTATCTGTGGTTACGCGATCAACGATCAAGAATCTGTAGATAAAGCACTTTACGGCCTGAAATTAGACAAAGTAAGCGGCGGTTTCCTAGCGCAACTTGACCAACTGTTCTCGCCAGACGGCTACTACATGGAAGGTCCTTACTACCACCGTTTCTCTCTACGTCCAATCTACCTGTTCGCAGAAGCGATTGAACGTCGTCAGCCAGAAATTGGTATTTACGAATTTAACGATTCAGTGATCAAGACAACGTCTTACTCTGTATTCAAAACTGCATTCCCAGACGGCACATTGCCAGCTCTAAATGATTCATCGAAGACGATCTCTATCAACGATGAAGGCGTTATCATGGCTACGTCTGTGTGTTACCACCGTTATGAGCAGACTGAAACTCTGCTTGGTATGGCCGATCACCAGAAAAATGTTTGGGTTCATGCTTCTGGTAAAACACTGTCTGATGCAGTTGATGCAGCAGACGACATCAAAGCATTCAACTGGGGTAGCCTGTTTGTAACCGACGGCCCTGAAGGCGAAAAAGGCGGCGTAAGCATCCTTCGTCACCGTGATGAGCAAGACGACGACACAATGGCGTTAATCTGGTTCGGTCAACACGGCAGCGATCACCAGTACCACTCTGCACTAGACCACGGTCACTACGACGGCCTGCACCTAAGCGTATTCAACCGTGGCCACGAAGTGCTACACGATTACGGCTTTGGTCGTTGGGTAAACGTAGAGCCTAAGTTTGGCGGTCGTTACATCCCAGAGAACAAGTCTTACTGTAAGCAGACGGTTGCTCACAACACAGTAACGGTTGATCAGAAAACACAGAACAACTTCAACACAGCATTAGCTGAGTCTAAGTTTGGTCAGAAGCACTTCTTCGTAGCAGAAGATCAGTCTCTACAAGGGATGAGCGGCACGATTTCTGAGTACTACACTGGCGTAGACATGCAGCGCAGCGTGATTCTTGCTGATCTTCCTGAGTTCGAAAAGCCTCTAGTGATTGATGTTTACCGCATCGAAGCTGACGTTGAGCACCAGTACGATCTACCAGTTCACCACTCGGGTCAAATCATTCGTACTGACTTCGATTACAACATGGAAAAAACGCTTAAGCCATTAGGTGAAGACAACGGTTATCAACACCTATGGAACGTTGCTTCAGGAAAAGTGAACGAAGAAGGCTCTCTAGTAAGCTGGCTACATGACAGCAGCTACTACAGCCTAGTAACCAGCGCTAATGCGGGCAGCGAAGTTATCTTTGCTCGCACTGGTGCTAACGATCCAGACTTCAACCTTAAGAGTGAGCCTGCGTTCATCTTACGTCAGTCTGGTCAAAACCATGTGTTTGCTTCTGTATTGGAAACACACGGTTACTTTAACGAGTCTATCGAAGCCTCTGTAGGCGCTCGTGGTCTGGTTAAATCAGTGTTTGTTGTTGGCCATAACAGTGTCGGGACTGTTGTGCGCATTCAAACGACATCTGGCAACACTTACCACTACGGTATTTCAAACCAAGCTGAAGATAAGCAGCAAGCAACTCACACGGTTGAGTTTGCTGGTGAGACATACTCGTGGGAAGGATCATTTGCTCAACTGTAA